A genomic stretch from Canis lupus baileyi chromosome 3, mCanLup2.hap1, whole genome shotgun sequence includes:
- the B3GALT6 gene encoding beta-1,3-galactosyltransferase 6, with product MKLLRRAWRHRTALGLGGLALCGAGLLYLARCAADGPRPPPGRSLPSAGPARATAFLAVLVASAPRAAERRSVVRGTWLAAGRRGGPGDVWARFAVGTGGLGAEERRALEREQARHGDLLLLPALRDAYENLTAKVLAMLAWLDEHVAFEFVLKADDDSFARLDALLAELRAREPARRRRLYWGFFSGRGRVKPGGRWREAAWQLCDYYLPYALGGGYVLSADLVHYLRLSREYLRAWHSEDVSLGAWLAPVDVQREHDPRFDTEYKSRGCSNQYLVTHKQSLEDMLEKHQMLTREGRLCKQEVQLRLSYVYDWSAPPSQCCQRKEGIP from the coding sequence aTGAAGCTGCTGCGGCGCGCGTGGCGGCACCGGACAGCGCTGGGCCTGGGTGGCCTGGCGCTCTGCGGCGCCGGGCTGCTCTACTTGGCCCGCTGCGCCGCCGacggcccccgcccgccgcccggccgcAGCCTCCCGTCCGCCGGGCCCGCGCGCGCCACCGCCTTCCTGGCGGTGCTGGTGGCCAGCGCGCCCCGGGCGGCGGAGCGGCGCAGCGTGGTCCGCGGCACGTGGCTggcggcggggcggcgcggcggccCGGGCGACGTGTGGGCGCGCTTCGCGGTGGGCACGGGCGGCCTGGGCGCCGAGGAGCGCCGGGCCCTGGAGCGCGAGCAGGCACGGCACGGggacctgctgctgctgccggcGCTGCGCGACGCCTACGAGAACCTCACGGCCAAGGTGCTGGCCATGCTGGCCTGGCTGGACGAGCACGTGGCCTTCGAGTTCGTTCTCAAGGCCGACGACGATTCGTTCGCGCGGCTGGACGCGCTGCTGGCCGAGCTGCGAGCCCGCGAGCCCGCGCGTCGCCGCCGCCTCTACTGGGGCTTCTTCTCGGGCCGCGGCCGCGTGAAGCCCGGAGGCCGCTGGCGTGAAGCCGCCTGGCAGCTCTGTGACTACTACCTGCCCTACGCGCTGGGCGGCGGCTACGTGCTCTCGGCCGACCTGGTGCACTACCTGCGCCTCAGCCGGGAGTACCTGCGCGCCTGGCACAGCGAGGACGTGTCCCTGGGCGCCTGGCTGGCGCCGGTGGACGTCCAGCGCGAGCACGACCCGCGCTTCGACACTGAGTACAAGTCCCGCGGCTGCAGCAACCAGTACCTGGTGACGCACAAGCAGAGCCTGGAGGACATGCTGGAGAAGCACCAGATGCTGACACGCGAGGGCCGCCTGTGCAAGCAGGAGGTGCAGCTGCGCCTCTCATATGTGTACGACTGGTCCGCGCCTCCGTCGCAGTGCTGCCAGAGGAAGGAGGGCATCCCCTGA